In Streptomyces sp. NBC_00569, a single genomic region encodes these proteins:
- a CDS encoding LexA family protein, whose amino-acid sequence MLTDRQMRIIRSAREWTAEYGEAPSVRELAAAVGVSSTSSIVYQLRRLREIGIEIETRGRPSGRCPHCGH is encoded by the coding sequence ATGCTCACGGACCGGCAGATGCGGATCATCCGCAGCGCACGGGAGTGGACCGCCGAGTACGGGGAAGCCCCGTCGGTACGCGAGCTCGCCGCGGCGGTAGGGGTCTCCTCCACGTCGTCGATCGTTTACCAGCTGCGAAGACTGCGGGAGATCGGCATTGAGATAGAAACCCGTGGCCGCCCCAGTGGACGGTGCCCGCACTGCGGTCACTGA
- a CDS encoding winged helix DNA-binding domain-containing protein has product MAISARELNRATLSRQLLLEREPLTIPDGVRRVVALQAQHPASPYLALWNRLTRFTPADLDAAFTGRSVAKATLMRITLHAVHAEDYPAFRAAMQPTLYASRLGFRFAAAGLAPADADELVPELLAFARRQRTSAEMQAWVEERLGAEKKEGAWWGLKAYAPLHHAPTDAPWSFGLRPSFVAAGTGPAPTGRAMDPQALRTLILRYLAGFGPASMADVAQFAMVQRAAIREALRALDGAVEQLQGPDGDTLFDLPGASRPPAETPAPPRLMAMWDSVLLAYADRSRVIPPAYRPLVIRRNGDVLPTLLVDGLVAGVWRPVDGGIEATAFHPLPPAAWDGLAAEAQSLTTLLSEREAAVYSRYGHWWSKLPEAEARLL; this is encoded by the coding sequence GTGGCGATCAGCGCGCGCGAACTCAACCGAGCAACCCTCAGCCGCCAGCTGCTGCTGGAGCGTGAGCCGCTGACCATCCCTGACGGCGTGCGGCGTGTGGTCGCGCTCCAGGCACAGCACCCGGCTTCGCCCTACCTCGCACTGTGGAACCGGCTCACCAGGTTCACTCCCGCCGACCTGGATGCCGCCTTCACCGGGCGTTCGGTGGCCAAGGCGACCCTCATGCGAATCACCCTGCACGCCGTGCACGCCGAGGATTACCCAGCCTTCCGCGCGGCGATGCAGCCCACGCTGTACGCCTCCCGGCTCGGTTTCCGCTTCGCCGCCGCGGGGCTGGCCCCGGCGGACGCCGACGAGCTGGTGCCCGAGTTGCTGGCCTTCGCCCGCCGGCAGCGCACCTCGGCAGAGATGCAGGCGTGGGTCGAGGAGCGGCTGGGCGCCGAGAAGAAGGAGGGGGCGTGGTGGGGGTTGAAGGCGTACGCGCCGTTGCATCATGCCCCGACGGACGCCCCGTGGTCGTTCGGCCTGAGGCCGTCCTTCGTCGCTGCGGGGACAGGACCCGCCCCCACGGGACGGGCGATGGATCCACAGGCGCTACGGACCCTGATCCTGCGCTACCTGGCGGGCTTCGGGCCTGCCTCGATGGCGGACGTGGCGCAGTTCGCCATGGTGCAGCGGGCGGCCATCCGCGAGGCGCTCCGCGCTCTCGACGGCGCCGTCGAGCAGCTCCAAGGGCCGGACGGCGACACGCTGTTCGACCTTCCAGGCGCCTCCCGGCCGCCTGCGGAGACCCCCGCCCCGCCTCGGCTGATGGCGATGTGGGACAGCGTTCTACTGGCCTATGCCGACCGTAGCCGGGTGATACCCCCGGCCTACCGCCCCTTGGTGATCCGCAGGAACGGCGACGTACTGCCCACCCTGCTGGTGGACGGCCTTGTCGCCGGTGTCTGGCGCCCGGTGGACGGCGGCATCGAGGCCACGGCCTTCCACCCCCTGCCCCCCGCCGCCTGGGACGGGCTCGCCGCAGAGGCTCAGTCCTTGACGACACTCCTCAGCGAACGCGAGGCGGCGGTCTACAGCCGCTACGGCCACTGGTGGTCGAAACTCCCTGAGGCTGAGGCGCGGCTACTGTGA